CTTTGCTGTGCTTCTCACCAGGTGGTCTCGGCGAGGCAGTGTGCTCGGCGGTGGTGAATGAAAGCGGCTTTAGCGTGCACCGCCTGGCCGTGTCGCAGGTGCCCCGCAGCGGCAAGCCCCACGAGCTGCTCCAGATCTTTGGCATCGACCGCGACGCCATCATTCAGGCCGTCCGCAAGGTGCTCAGCGGTGCCGCCAACGCCAAGTGAGGAGAACGAGTGCAGGGGCGCCCCGGTGAAGGTGAACTTTGTCTTATCGCCATGGTGACAACAAACGCATAAGGGGAGTGGAGGGGTCCGACTTCTGGCCCACTCCTCATGAGAAGCCCTTTTACATTGAAAATTAAAAACTGTTATTGATGTTTTTGACACCCAAATGCAATTCTGTTGGAGCGCACACATGCACCATTTTCCCCTTTTCTCTTTCCCCAAGAAAGTTCTGATACTGCTGTAGTGTAAAAGTGAGCAAAGTAAAGTgacgttttgtttttaaatcatttttatgGAACCCTTCTCTTCTCGGGTGCAGCGCCACACCCACTCTCAATTGTAAGCCCCACCTACTAGTAGTGACATGGTTTGTTTCGGAGCACTGACTGTTTTTAAACCCTTTTTGCCCCTCACTTGTGACAAGATGGTCTCACACCAATAAAAGGATGCTTTCTTCACAACACTTGTGTCTCACTTTTTTTGCAGCACATACAACTTGAAAACAATTTTCATAGTATTGTGCACTGCTTCAGATGATGTAATTggataataaacataaaatacagtaaacaacTGTATCGATGTCAGGGGTGTCGACATCCAGCCCTccaggggccgcgttccaatatgttttccaagttaccctcgttaaacacatctgcgtgaaaagatttggttcattttcacgttctgcagagctaaaacttttcacgcaggtgcacttaacgagggaatcttggaaaacatgttggaatgcggcccagaggactagagcttgacacctgtgacctttgaccatgatatttccctaataaagtggcctgttattaggtacaatggcggtgtacctaatggagtgtccaagtgacgtcacagatcaaccagccaatcagaaagtgggggtgagggcgggtctGGCAATTtccacttaaaccaggggtgtcgacctccagtcctcgaggggccgcgttccaatatgttttcaagttaccctcgttaaaaacacctgtgtgaaaagttttagctcttttcacgttctgcaggagctaaaagttttcacgcaggtgcacttaacgagggaatcacacggacactccattaggtacaccgccattttcaagtgtacctaataacaggccactttattagggaaatatcatggtcaaaggtcacaggtgtcgagctctagtcctcggggccgcattccaacatgttttaaaGGATTCCCTCATTAAACACACCTGTGTGAaaagattttgttcattttcacgttctgcaggaactaaaacttttcacgcccCGCCCCCTACACTATTGGATTTCACCACGCCCCCTAGGTAGTGGGCGTGATCCCTTGGTTTGCTCCGCCAACTTCGGGGTGGGGCTGCCCTATGTATTTAGACATAAATATTCGCATTCGATTGCATATGCGTACGCCTACAAAGCAAGGTTCCAATTTTAAAAGCACACTTAGGTATATGCTCACACCAGGGATTGAACCACGGTCGTTCCGTGCAAGAGGCCGTGTCACTAACCAGTCAGCTATTTCGACCTGTCCGCCCTTGAATGTCTGGACTCTTTTGTTCTAGTGACGTGCATTCCTTTAGAAGGgtcactcaaaagatttgttcaaacgaatcgttcaccgCATCGTTCGCAAcacattcttatttatttattctttttttttttaacctcgtgtagtgtacttattgaagtgtccatgaggtgtacctaatcacaggtcaCTTCATTAGagaaaaagcttaagtgaaagtgaaaagtgccacacccaccctcaccgccacctcctgattggctgttttatctgtgacgtcattcggacactccatagggtacaccgccattttcaggtgtacctaatcacaggccactttattagggaaaaaatcatggtcaaagcttaaatgaaagtgaaaagtgccatttattttatttattttgaacaaaTCGTTCACTTACGAGCACACACTAGCTTTCAATCAATATTTGAAAAACCTGGCATACATAACATTTGACATACATTACAATACATACACAATATATATTCTATTTAATcgtgtttttaaacatttactTATGTTTGAATAATTCTAAATAGTAATAATTAATGTTGGTATTTCATTAttccacacattttttttatcatcagaATTATTACACCCAAGACTTTTGCCCCCAGTTTTCATATTTAATTTTCTTGTTAAGTCTTTGAAATGTTACTATATTTGGTATTGTTTTGTCCATTAGCCTTGCGATGAAGAGCTGATTAAAATCATTTGTCTTTGTCTTGTGCAGTCAACGTCCTTGCTACATTGAATTCAGCATGACATTATTAGATGTGATGTTTGCAATGACCATTGACCCCGCCACGCCTATAGCCCATCAGGACTCTGTCTGGTCTTGGAAGTGTTGtcagctgtgtgtgcgtgcgtgcgaatgCACAGTGTATTTCACACACTGTAAGCCGTACATGCAGCTGTCAATCTGCAATCTGCTGTAAGGATGTACCCATGACAgaaacagaaacacacacacacacagcagcttcAGTCACTTTACATTATTTTAACCTCCCAGTCACTACTACCCCCTGCAAAATGTGTGTTGTCTGAGGAGCCTTGCAACTATCTGCCCATCAAAGGAATATGGAAGATATTTCATGTTCAGACTGAAAAATAGGTCAAAAGTAGTGTGTTGCGAATAATGAAGACAGCCTGTGAAATCAAATGAGAAGATGAGGGAGGATGTGTGATGTTAAGAAAGAGGACAGAGACCACAGCAGAAAGAACAAagccaccacacacaccacTAAAGTGCAATAATAAAGCTCCAGCTATCTAGATTTGATTGTAGCGCCCCCTTCCGTTGATATTACGATTTGCACTGCTATTCCAGTTGTGTTCAAAATAGAGGGGTCTTTTGAATACGAATTGGCTTGGTGCTCTACTAAGCTATTCAAGGACTAAGGTTATAATTCATCTTTATTTTCAATCTCTTAGTAGTGTCCAGGCAGTGTGGAAATGGTAACGCCCAGCACCTAATAAGGTAAAGTACTCGAGAACATGGATGGAAATGCCATGTGGTACATTTAATACAACTAAAAATAATAGTTTACTTGGAAGCAAAAGGAGCCGCAGGAACTTTAGAAAAGGCACTTACATTTTTTGTATCATGTAGACTTtttaataaaaatggaaaagcaTTAGTCATGCAATCCCGTTGTTCACAACATGCTGCCAATTCAGTCTTTCGATTCAGTTATCACACTTTTGCCTTTCTTCTTCCGCTTCCTCCTCTTTTTGGTCTTCTTCTCACCTAGCTTGCCATCTTCAGAGGCCGTTGCTTTGTCCTCGCACTCTGAAGGTTCAGGCTGGTTGGGACTGGGAGCGTCTTCAGGGGTCTTCTCACAGGCAGGGAGGCAGGTCACCGCCATCTCGGGATGCCTATATCGCGCAAATACATTGATCAAGACTGGAAGcggtttatttttttcccataatGTGCATTAAAAGTACTTTCATCACTGCCATTAACCTAACTCAAGTTCAAAGTTAGACTATTGTTAACATACAATAGGAAACGCTATGGACCAATGTAATATTTTCAATTGAAATCTTATTTTGGGATGTTGTTAGCAGGGTCTTTTGTTTGCCTCGATAAATTAGTCCAGATAAATAATAATTCAGAGTGAAAAATCAAATGGATACATCTGTCTTCTCAAATGCAGGATCGTCTACCTTGTCTGTAGCGTTAGCTGTGGCATCAGATTCTCAGCTTCATTGCAACGCTCCAGCAGAGCCACAAAGAATCCATGCGTGCGCATCCCGTTGACGCTTGCCCGGAGACACTGAGATAGGGGTGGCAGGCCTCGTTCGGGCCACCCAGGCAGCAGTGGCACCAGCCTGCGGGTACGCAAAACACAAGCTGGTAAGGTGTTTTAAACCGGCCATTGCTAGCTGGAATGAAGTTATTCCTAGCATTGTGATCTGAACTGTACTGCATGGTGTTTGTAGACTAGAAATCATGTTAAGATGAGTGACAGTTACAAATAGTAGTTCATTTGTGTTTAAATACAATAAAGCGAATCATTTCTTAGCAGAGTTCGAAATGTGTCTGTTCTCAAAACTGTCTGTTTCTTTGTTTAACCAATAACTCAATCCAAGAGTCACCAAGAAAATCAATTCGAAACTGATTCGCAACAGCCCTAATTTTAGAAGCGTCACTGACTGGTGAACTGGGCTGAAAGGGGGCACCTGAAGCCGGGGTTCTGCTGAAGACAGGCCGTTACGACCTCCTCGTTCTCCTGGCTGTGGACAGAGCAAGTGGAGTAGATTAGGCGCTTCAGCCGGGGAAACCGGAGTCCATGGTTCAGGCAGCGCAGCTGGAAGGAGGCCAGCGAAGCCAGACGAGATGCGTCCTTTTGAGGATCGGCAGACGTGCGGTCCTGGAGACACACCATGCCTGAAACAAACATGTGCACACTGACTGAATATAAAATTTACAGTGGATAGAAACCAGTTCGTTTTTTGTGATctacaaaaaagggacaccaaggCCGATAATAATCTTTTCCACCTAACCTGTAAAACTGAATTTAGAAAATTAAACCTTCTAGAAAGTGgaagtaaaagtaaaatgaaatgtaaattgAGACAAGCTCCTCATTATTTCAACATAAGAGCGGCGAAACGTTCTACCTGAACCGCTGCAAGAGGGATCGAGCAGGATGTATTCCACGCCCCCGTACAACTTGCTTTCCGGGTCCACCTTGAGGAAGTCCTGATTGGCCAGCTTATGACAAGTGACGCCGGCTCGCAGCATGAGGGTGGACATGGTGGCCAGACGCTTGGCATCCAAATCAAAGGCAAACAGCCGGCCTCTGTTCTTCATGATGGCGGCCAGGTGGCTGCTTTTATTCCCCGGGGCAGCGCAGGCGTCAATGACATGGCTCCCAGGCGGTGGATTGAGTAGAAAGGCGGGGAGGCAGCTGGCTTTATCCTGAAGAATAATGTGGCCGGCCTTGTACAGGAAGTGGTCGTGGAAGTCCGTTTTAGGCGGGAAGACCAGCACCTCTGGCAGGTGAAGGTCCTTCACAAACTCCCTTGCCGTGAGGGTCAAGTCATCCAACTTGGAGGCCTCCCCCTTGTAGGTGAAGCCCTCCCGCTTGAGGTAGTCCACAGTGTCCTCCATCGTGGTCTTCAGGATATTGACACGCGCGTACCTGGGTAGCTGGTCACCAACGGGTTCCCTGATGTTACTGGCGAGGAGGTCTTCATTCCTGCTGACTTTTCGCTTGACTTTCATGAGGGCCAACTCGGTCTGCAGCCTGGAGCGATGCTTCATCACCAATGTCTTCCAGGAGCCGCCGCACTTGAGGCCTTGGCCCATGAGCAGGTCAAAGACTAGAACCTGTGGTGGAAAATATAAATCATTTTGAGATACAAAATCTTCCGTATTTTcgcgggaaaaaaaagacctgaTTAAAACTAACAAGCCCGCTCTAAAAACTAATTAAAATTCCCATATTCTAACCCTGCCCGGAACACACTGAAACGACAGCAAATATAGAACATTTCCATTCCCCACCTTGGCCAGGGGCATCTTCAACTTGGTATATTTCAGCAGCTTGGTGGACGCGATGATGTCCTCCAAGACGGACGAGAATTTCTGGGTCTGGCAGACGAGAGCGAAGAGCTGCTTGATGTTGGCGAATTTACTTTCATACACCAGCGTTTTGAGAGCACCCTGTTGCTTGTCCACCTTGTCCAGGATCTCAGCGGCTTTCGTGTACAGCGCCATGGCGAAGAGAACCGTTCACGAGCTCGATGAGCTAGCGGTGAAAACTAAAAGGCAACGTCCTTGCGTAACCTTACTGTTCTTATTCAGGCTCTCTGTGAACAAAACTAATGTGAAGATGGGCGAAATATAGACGACGAGAGAGAACACGCGTGTAGGAACTGGTTACCATCACCTCGGAAGTGAACCCAACCTCTGACGTCATCATTACGCGCAGACAAGTGTCAAAATAACATGCTCTGACAAAGTGCAATAACATGTATGAGATTGGTTAGGTGCTCAAGTAGCTCTCAGTTTCAAAAAGCCGTTGAGGCAGAAAGTTTAAAATTCCTATTTCTAATTTTTGTAACTCCTTGTAGTCCAGTGCAGTGTTCCTAATAGTGAaaattatattaatatatattttttatttattccctTTTGTTTTATTGCTGACTAAGTTTTGGAAGGGTTTATTATATAATCTAAATTCTGGTGATTATAACACCACTTTGCAAACGTTGGCTTACATTTTTAAGGTATCAGGCATACTTGATGAGAAAAGAAACACATTTACCTGGATTAAATCCACAAAATCATCAGACACATTTGCATCAGCAAATATAAAATGAGGCTTCTCTTTTGGGTGGTTGTAGCAAATTTCAAGTTTCCTCCAGTTCAGCACCAAAATGCAATACTGCCTTTGCAGTTACCAGCGTCACCCAATCTTGTGTAGTCGTCAAATAACAGTTGTCACGATGTCTGTGGTTTTAGGGGCAGAAGCGTCTTAAAATTAGGTGACAACAATGTCATTCATAGTTTACCTTAATTATTATGAATGATTTATATTGACATAAGCTTTTATTATGGGCAGTAAACACTGGATCAATCTTGTATTTACAAAATGTTCAATAGCACTTGTACTCATAAGGGTCGCTTGTGAGCTGGAGCCAATCAAACTGACCTTGTGCCAGAGGACGCGTGCCACCGATCTGGTGGACGCCCAATTGCAGAGCACATATACTAGACAAACAGCAATTTAAAGTCACGTTCAGTTCTATGAACAATTCAGAGTCTTCAAGCATGCTTGTATTTTAGAATGCAGCAAAGAGCAACGCCAAGCAATAACAAGCAGAATTTCAAACAGTAAGACCGGAGTCAAGAGCCAAACTGTAAAACTCTGAgttgtgaggcagatgtgctaaccattCTTTTCTTTACCGCAAAGAAAAAACTCAAGTGGCTATCTGAATTGACAATTGCAATTTTCTATAaccaatgtttaaaaaaaagtgatttgcaTAGCAGCTGCTATCAGCATACACATTACAAAGAATCACCCAATCACTTGGTCGCTCTGTGTTTAGTGACCCCACCAGACTTTTTGCCAGTCTTTGTCTTCAAAGAGTTTTTGTAAAGAAGGAGTCTCTCTGTGGTGTGAGGTGGCATGCGGTTCCGTTTGGCCCGTACGATACAAGCTGCCATCGGGCAAAGCCTGTCGAAGCCCCCTGAGGTAGCGGGTACCGCCAGAAGTCGCTTAGCAATGCCTTGCAGTTGTGGGAAGCGAGTGGCCGATTTCCAGTAGAGCAAACTGGAGCCGTTTTCCCACAGCGGCTCAGACAGGTACACGGCAAGTTCTGAGGTCACGGTCTTTGATGGAAGCTGGGGGAGGCTGTTATCTGCTTTGCGCTTGATGCCGACGACATTAATGGAGTCACGGTTGTCGTCCGAGCTCCCCCCAGTGGCCTCTTTCAGGCTGAC
This region of Syngnathus typhle isolate RoL2023-S1 ecotype Sweden linkage group LG2, RoL_Styp_1.0, whole genome shotgun sequence genomic DNA includes:
- the nsun5 gene encoding probable 28S rRNA (cytosine-C(5))-methyltransferase, yielding MALYTKAAEILDKVDKQQGALKTLVYESKFANIKQLFALVCQTQKFSSVLEDIIASTKLLKYTKLKMPLAKVLVFDLLMGQGLKCGGSWKTLVMKHRSRLQTELALMKVKRKVSRNEDLLASNIREPVGDQLPRYARVNILKTTMEDTVDYLKREGFTYKGEASKLDDLTLTAREFVKDLHLPEVLVFPPKTDFHDHFLYKAGHIILQDKASCLPAFLLNPPPGSHVIDACAAPGNKSSHLAAIMKNRGRLFAFDLDAKRLATMSTLMLRAGVTCHKLANQDFLKVDPESKLYGGVEYILLDPSCSGSGMVCLQDRTSADPQKDASRLASLASFQLRCLNHGLRFPRLKRLIYSTCSVHSQENEEVVTACLQQNPGFRLVPLLPGWPERGLPPLSQCLRASVNGMRTHGFFVALLERCNEAENLMPQLTLQTRHPEMAVTCLPACEKTPEDAPSPNQPEPSECEDKATASEDGKLGEKKTKKRRKRKKKGKSVITESKD